The Kutzneria kofuensis genome has a window encoding:
- a CDS encoding type 1 glutamine amidotransferase domain-containing protein: MTRQILVALSEYGYWGEELVGPVEAFDEAGYRVDFVTPTGKRPVALPPSLDPNYLDPPLGRSVTSTSMAQRAQALDSGPLLDNPMSLADLVPERPYFSAVNHLALLETYYRERDRAVDDLVADYDALTIVGGSGPIVDLANNERLHEVVMGFYRADKPILAECYGVTVLAFARDLETRESIIRGKHVTGHPKEYDYKDGTGFVGVEFNMGPPPYPLEYILRDATGPDGRFHGNVGRETSVIVDYPFVTARSTPDSLPAGQLLVRVLDEGLRRYGW, translated from the coding sequence ATGACCCGACAGATTCTGGTGGCGCTGTCCGAGTACGGGTACTGGGGCGAGGAACTGGTCGGACCGGTGGAGGCGTTCGACGAGGCCGGCTACCGGGTCGACTTCGTCACCCCCACCGGCAAGCGTCCGGTCGCCCTGCCGCCCAGCCTGGACCCCAACTACCTGGACCCGCCGCTGGGCCGCTCGGTGACCAGCACCTCGATGGCGCAGCGGGCCCAGGCCCTGGACTCCGGGCCGCTGCTGGACAACCCGATGAGCCTGGCCGACCTGGTGCCCGAGCGGCCGTACTTCAGCGCGGTCAACCACCTCGCGCTGCTGGAGACCTACTATCGCGAGCGGGATCGCGCGGTCGACGACCTGGTCGCCGACTACGACGCGCTGACCATCGTCGGCGGCAGCGGCCCGATCGTGGACCTGGCCAACAACGAGCGGCTGCACGAGGTCGTGATGGGCTTCTACCGCGCGGACAAGCCGATCCTGGCCGAGTGCTACGGCGTCACCGTGCTGGCTTTCGCCCGTGACCTGGAGACCCGCGAGAGCATCATCCGCGGCAAGCACGTCACCGGGCACCCCAAGGAGTACGACTACAAGGACGGCACCGGCTTCGTCGGCGTGGAGTTCAACATGGGCCCGCCGCCGTACCCGCTGGAGTACATCCTGCGCGACGCCACCGGCCCGGACGGCCGCTTCCACGGCAACGTCGGCCGCGAGACCTCGGTGATCGTGGACTACCCGTTCGTCACGGCCCGGTCCACCCCGGACTCCCTGCCGGCCGGTCAACTGCTCGTGCGGGTGCTCGACGAGGGCCTGCGCCGGTACGGGTGGTGA
- a CDS encoding EthD domain-containing protein encodes MIHQLIFASPRPGMSEPEFHDYWTRVHAVRYASRIPQIKRYAVDTRTALPGEDGDPQWSGVAEIWLPGPEEQLASLQTREFLDGARMDEPRWAAFWQTIVLDTDTHVLVDGPPFQRDEPGVKLFLLYKRREGWSLDDARRHALVKHAPTAGPIPGLRRYWLGQVVDGAYGVGEAVLDGAHQLWFDDVDALVAARSSAAFRTFLDGLFDYAEPRYVHQLATRQNWIIGPAYRA; translated from the coding sequence GTGATCCATCAGCTCATCTTCGCCAGCCCGCGCCCGGGCATGAGCGAACCCGAGTTCCACGACTACTGGACGCGGGTGCACGCCGTGCGCTACGCCAGCCGGATCCCGCAGATCAAGCGCTACGCCGTGGACACCAGGACGGCGCTGCCGGGAGAGGACGGCGATCCACAGTGGAGCGGAGTGGCCGAGATCTGGCTGCCCGGCCCCGAGGAGCAGCTGGCGTCCCTGCAGACGCGGGAGTTCCTCGACGGCGCGCGTATGGACGAACCCCGCTGGGCCGCGTTCTGGCAGACCATCGTGCTCGACACCGACACGCACGTGCTCGTCGACGGGCCGCCGTTCCAACGCGACGAGCCCGGCGTGAAGCTCTTCCTGCTGTACAAGCGGCGCGAGGGCTGGTCGCTGGACGACGCCCGCCGGCACGCGCTGGTCAAGCACGCGCCGACCGCGGGACCGATCCCGGGCCTGCGCCGCTACTGGCTGGGCCAGGTGGTCGACGGCGCCTACGGCGTCGGTGAGGCCGTGCTCGACGGCGCGCACCAGCTGTGGTTCGACGACGTCGACGCGCTGGTCGCCGCTCGGTCCTCGGCGGCCTTCCGCACCTTCCTGGACGGGCTGTTCGACTACGCCGAGCCGCGCTACGTGCACCAGCTGGCCACCCGGCAGAACTGGATCATCGGGCCCGCCTACCGGGCCTGA
- a CDS encoding AGE family epimerase/isomerase, which yields MTCEHTYSDAVTGYVRAFRDNRLYLSTLDGSAVVARLAATTAVEALRNLGEPYQDVSGRLAEHLVPGRMVSCYGLFYPTAGTRLVHASRVIVIDGEDGVPRFEHPQWWVDQIRGIAGFYRHAQFGDGPVDFTRYRTELSRTGSSAGNHVQETDTISRLVYGMASAYMLSGDQSYLDVAEAGSHYLRERLRFVDEDNDVVYWYHGTEVRDGVPSRKLFTSEFGDDYEAVPAYEQIYALCGLVQTFRVTGDPRLLADIEGTVRLFQEHFADKSRGGYFSHVDPYQLSPHAESLGPNRSRKNWNSVGDHAPAYLFNLWLATGEQRYRDMLEHTFDMIVSHFWPDRSSPFVQERFHADWSPDTSWGWQQNRAVVGHNLKIVWNLMRMNSARGKHEYLKLARQLADAMPDLARDPQRGGWYDMLERIAEDGRHTFVWHDRKAWWQQEQAILAYTLLAGVGGDASDLRHGREAEAFYNAYFLDHDDGAVYFSVLANGVPYMLGTERLKGSHSMSMYHSAELCYLATVYNRLLIHGEPLDLWFRPRADAAFSDDELRVAPDVLPPGRVRLVKTTVDGQPHRDFDPDRMTVRLPRSGSDREVRVTLADSTRRES from the coding sequence ATGACGTGTGAACACACCTACTCCGACGCGGTCACCGGCTACGTGCGGGCCTTCCGCGACAACCGGCTCTACCTGTCCACACTGGACGGATCCGCGGTGGTGGCCCGGCTGGCGGCCACCACCGCCGTCGAAGCCCTGCGCAACCTGGGCGAGCCCTACCAGGACGTGAGCGGCCGGCTGGCCGAGCACCTCGTGCCCGGGCGGATGGTGTCGTGCTACGGGCTGTTCTACCCGACCGCGGGCACGCGGCTGGTGCACGCCAGTCGGGTCATCGTGATCGACGGCGAGGACGGCGTGCCGCGGTTCGAGCATCCACAGTGGTGGGTGGACCAGATCCGGGGCATCGCCGGCTTCTACCGGCACGCCCAGTTCGGCGACGGCCCGGTGGACTTCACCCGCTACCGCACGGAACTGTCCCGCACCGGCAGCTCGGCCGGCAACCACGTGCAGGAGACCGACACCATCTCGCGGTTGGTCTACGGCATGGCCTCCGCGTACATGCTGTCCGGGGACCAGTCCTATTTGGACGTCGCCGAGGCCGGAAGCCATTATTTGCGCGAGCGCCTGCGGTTCGTGGACGAGGACAACGACGTCGTGTACTGGTACCACGGCACCGAGGTGCGCGACGGCGTGCCCAGCCGCAAGCTGTTCACCTCCGAGTTCGGCGACGACTACGAGGCCGTGCCCGCCTACGAGCAGATATACGCCCTCTGCGGTCTCGTGCAGACCTTCCGGGTCACCGGCGACCCCAGGCTGCTGGCGGACATCGAGGGCACCGTGCGGCTGTTTCAGGAGCACTTCGCCGACAAGTCGCGGGGTGGCTACTTCTCGCACGTCGACCCGTACCAGCTGTCCCCGCACGCCGAGAGCCTGGGGCCGAACCGGAGCCGCAAGAACTGGAACTCCGTCGGCGACCACGCCCCGGCCTACCTGTTCAACCTGTGGCTGGCCACCGGCGAGCAACGGTACCGCGACATGCTGGAACACACCTTCGACATGATCGTGTCCCACTTCTGGCCCGACCGGTCGTCGCCGTTCGTGCAGGAGCGGTTCCACGCCGACTGGTCGCCCGACACGTCGTGGGGCTGGCAGCAGAACCGGGCCGTGGTGGGGCACAACCTGAAGATCGTGTGGAACCTGATGCGGATGAACTCGGCGCGGGGCAAGCACGAATACCTCAAGCTGGCCCGTCAGCTCGCCGACGCCATGCCGGACCTGGCGCGGGATCCGCAGCGCGGCGGCTGGTACGACATGCTCGAGCGGATCGCCGAGGACGGCCGGCACACCTTCGTCTGGCACGACCGCAAGGCGTGGTGGCAGCAGGAGCAGGCAATACTGGCCTACACCCTGCTGGCCGGCGTGGGTGGCGACGCGAGCGATCTCAGGCACGGCCGAGAGGCGGAGGCGTTCTACAACGCCTACTTCCTCGACCACGACGACGGCGCGGTGTACTTCAGCGTGCTGGCCAACGGGGTTCCGTACATGCTCGGCACTGAACGCCTGAAGGGCAGCCACTCCATGAGCATGTACCACAGCGCGGAGCTGTGCTACCTCGCGACCGTCTACAACAGGCTGCTGATCCACGGCGAGCCGCTGGACCTGTGGTTCCGGCCGCGGGCGGACGCGGCGTTTTCCGATGACGAGCTGCGGGTGGCGCCGGACGTGCTCCCGCCGGGCCGGGTGCGGCTGGTCAAGACCACTGTGGATGGACAGCCGCACCGCGACTTCGACCCGGATCGGATGACCGTACGCCTGCCGCGATCCGGCTCGGACCGAGAGGTCCGGGTCACGCTGGCCGACAGCACCAGGAGGGAATCATGA
- a CDS encoding thiamine pyrophosphate-binding protein produces MVYARPGTTALYEQLAADGVRHMFGNPGTVEQGFLDAAADSGIEYVLALQETVAVAMADGYARAGERPAVVQLHSGVGLGNGIGMLYQAMRGQSPLVILVGEAGIRYEAMQAQMAADLIGMARPVTKQALRVLDSSSLLRVLRRAVQVAMTPPRGPVVVVLPADVMDEVTTEPAMAASVPSTRVLPAPNVVAEAARLLRGGQHPLILMGDGVAASGAQAELAAVAGALRAPVWGVNSSELNMDTTHPLYGGQLGHMFGADSARVVAEADAVLVVATYLFPEVYPSLSGPFRTDASVVHIDLDPDQIAKNHPVSLGVVADPKLTLEALAVELERTAPRPLPARRRSRGTRPPEPSTLLDHFVARLARRAPRELIVVDEALTAAGSLARHLPAQTPGRFFQTRGGSLGVGFPGAIGAKLARPGAPVIAFSGDGATMYTVQALWTAARHDVDAKFVVCNNGRYQLLDDNLEQYWREQGRPARAHPRAFDLSKPPIGFVDLAASLGVPGCQVSSVADVDEAVARMLGADGPFLVDVDTTPEGT; encoded by the coding sequence GTGGTGTACGCAAGGCCCGGAACCACCGCCCTGTACGAGCAGTTGGCCGCGGACGGCGTGCGTCACATGTTCGGCAATCCCGGCACCGTGGAGCAGGGATTCCTCGACGCGGCCGCCGACTCGGGCATCGAGTACGTGCTGGCGTTGCAGGAAACCGTCGCGGTGGCGATGGCCGACGGCTACGCCCGTGCCGGCGAGCGGCCCGCCGTCGTCCAGCTGCACAGCGGCGTCGGCCTGGGCAACGGCATCGGCATGCTGTACCAGGCCATGCGGGGCCAGTCGCCGCTGGTCATCCTGGTCGGCGAGGCCGGGATCCGATACGAGGCCATGCAGGCGCAGATGGCCGCCGACCTGATCGGCATGGCCCGGCCCGTGACCAAGCAGGCCCTTCGGGTACTGGACTCCTCCTCGCTGCTGCGGGTGCTGCGGCGCGCGGTGCAGGTCGCGATGACACCGCCGCGTGGCCCGGTGGTGGTCGTGCTGCCGGCCGACGTGATGGACGAGGTGACCACCGAGCCCGCCATGGCGGCCTCCGTGCCCAGCACCCGGGTGCTGCCGGCGCCGAACGTGGTGGCCGAGGCCGCCCGGCTGCTGCGCGGCGGTCAGCACCCGCTGATCCTCATGGGCGACGGGGTGGCGGCCAGCGGCGCCCAGGCCGAGCTGGCCGCTGTCGCCGGCGCGCTGCGAGCCCCGGTGTGGGGAGTGAACAGCTCGGAGCTGAACATGGACACCACCCACCCGCTCTACGGCGGTCAGCTCGGGCACATGTTCGGCGCGGACAGCGCGCGGGTGGTCGCCGAGGCCGACGCCGTGCTCGTGGTGGCCACGTACCTGTTCCCCGAGGTGTATCCCAGCCTGTCGGGTCCATTTAGGACGGATGCGTCGGTGGTGCACATCGACCTCGATCCCGACCAGATCGCCAAGAACCACCCGGTGAGCCTCGGCGTCGTCGCGGACCCGAAGCTCACCCTGGAGGCGCTGGCCGTGGAGCTGGAGCGGACCGCCCCGCGGCCGCTGCCGGCCCGGCGGCGCTCGCGCGGGACCCGACCGCCTGAGCCGTCGACGCTGCTGGACCACTTCGTGGCCCGGCTGGCCCGGCGCGCGCCCCGCGAGCTGATCGTGGTGGACGAGGCCCTGACCGCGGCCGGCTCGCTGGCCCGCCACCTGCCGGCGCAGACACCCGGCCGGTTCTTCCAGACCAGGGGCGGCTCGCTGGGCGTCGGCTTCCCCGGGGCCATCGGCGCCAAGCTCGCGCGGCCCGGCGCGCCTGTGATCGCGTTCAGCGGCGACGGCGCGACCATGTACACGGTCCAGGCGCTGTGGACCGCGGCACGGCACGACGTCGACGCGAAGTTCGTGGTCTGCAACAACGGCCGCTACCAGCTGCTGGACGACAACCTCGAACAGTACTGGCGCGAGCAGGGCCGTCCGGCCCGCGCCCATCCGCGGGCGTTCGACCTGTCCAAGCCACCGATCGGCTTCGTGGACCTGGCCGCCTCCCTCGGCGTGCCCGGCTGCCAGGTGTCGTCCGTGGCGGACGTGGACGAGGCCGTGGCCCGGATGCTCGGCGCCGACGGGCCGTTCCTGGTCGACGTCGACACCACACCGGAGGGGACATGA
- a CDS encoding STAS domain-containing protein: protein MSFSIDTQHRADGVVLHLSGQLDISSADVLRATLDHTVADRPNRLVLDMSELDYMSSAGLRCLASAHQQMGEDIQLVVTGARREIIDIIRLAGLDHAITLIGRLT, encoded by the coding sequence ATGAGCTTCTCGATCGACACCCAGCATCGCGCGGACGGCGTGGTGCTGCACCTGTCCGGTCAGCTGGACATCTCATCGGCCGACGTGCTGCGGGCCACGCTCGACCACACCGTGGCCGACCGGCCGAACCGGCTGGTGCTGGACATGTCCGAACTGGACTACATGTCCTCGGCCGGCCTGCGCTGCCTGGCCAGTGCCCACCAGCAGATGGGCGAGGACATCCAGCTCGTGGTCACCGGCGCCCGCCGGGAGATCATCGACATCATCCGCCTCGCCGGCCTCGACCACGCCATCACCCTCATCGGACGACTGACGTGA
- a CDS encoding DJ-1/PfpI family protein: MTTLNALPPLLRDRKIGLLVESDYVEEEIAYYRMRFAEEGAQVDLLTRLWGAESLTFTGHEYQAPLTVSGDLEQVGYSDLHRYAALIVPSGMVSDRLRYSPDPDTLAPAVSLLRRAFRLPRLLKVFSCHGLWLMSPVAELIRGRRVTCHNNLIGDCRNMGAEYVDRDVVDDGDLLTGRTVAQAPQLARAVIARLAGEVRDDV; the protein is encoded by the coding sequence ATGACGACCTTGAACGCCCTCCCGCCCCTGCTGCGCGACCGGAAGATCGGCCTGCTGGTGGAGAGCGACTACGTCGAGGAGGAGATTGCCTACTACCGGATGCGTTTCGCCGAGGAGGGGGCGCAGGTCGACCTGCTGACCCGGCTGTGGGGCGCGGAGTCGCTCACCTTCACCGGGCACGAGTACCAGGCGCCGCTGACCGTGAGCGGCGACCTGGAGCAGGTGGGCTACAGCGACCTGCACCGCTATGCCGCGCTGATCGTGCCGTCCGGCATGGTGTCCGACCGGCTGCGCTACTCGCCCGACCCGGACACCCTCGCTCCGGCGGTGTCGCTGCTGCGACGGGCCTTCCGGCTGCCTCGGCTGCTGAAGGTGTTCTCCTGCCACGGGTTGTGGCTGATGTCGCCGGTGGCCGAGCTGATCCGCGGGCGTCGGGTGACTTGCCACAACAACCTGATCGGGGACTGCCGGAACATGGGCGCCGAGTACGTCGACCGGGATGTGGTCGACGACGGCGACCTGCTCACCGGCCGCACGGTGGCGCAGGCGCCCCAACTCGCCAGGGCAGTGATCGCCCGGCTGGCCGGCGAGGTCCGTGATGACGTGTGA
- a CDS encoding muconolactone Delta-isomerase — MLFYCQMRWNHEGRITLDELLDIEYEETKHAEETVKSGFCVGIWKVAGQKRVIAIVDSPSADELDRSVFRLPMREYLDFEEIWPLRDYLSFAADVERRYRDV; from the coding sequence ATGTTGTTCTACTGCCAGATGCGCTGGAACCACGAGGGACGCATCACCCTCGACGAACTGCTCGACATCGAGTACGAGGAGACCAAGCACGCCGAGGAGACCGTCAAGTCCGGTTTCTGCGTGGGCATCTGGAAGGTGGCCGGCCAGAAACGGGTGATCGCGATCGTCGACTCGCCCTCGGCCGACGAGTTGGACCGCTCGGTGTTCCGGCTGCCCATGCGGGAGTACCTCGACTTCGAGGAGATCTGGCCGCTGCGGGACTACCTCAGCTTCGCCGCCGATGTCGAGCGGCGTTACCGCGACGTCTGA
- a CDS encoding maltotransferase domain-containing protein: MSSRVVIDEVFPDVDSGRWPVKAVTGEDVTVGATIWRDGHDVLCAQVQWQTGDGLGTQAVPMTVVNAGLDRFEAVITPERVGRARFRIVAWTDPWATWLRDITAKAEIGLPEQELGNDLEAGARLLETVDRRAQAGRWQTALAPAIAALRDTGQPLTARLSAVRHPSVRAALRGRTPRQDETTGCYRPVLVERPRAAFGAWYEFFPRSTGGWDDQGRPKHGDLGTATAELERIARLGLDVVYLPPIHPIGEHARKGPNNRPNGTRHDVGSPWAIGDRSGGHDAIHPRLGTEKDFRRFVGRAEELGLEVALDFALQCSPDHPWVREHPEWFTARPDGTVAYAENPPKRYEDIYPLRFDRDNHALEAEVVRVLEHWIGLGVKIFRVDNPHTKPPDFWGRVLDIVRGRHPEVVFLAEAFTRPAVLYGLARRGFSQSYTYFTWRETKQELIEFGRELVEHAAEFRPNLFVNTPDILPRHLRCGRPRAFALRAALAATMGASWGVYSGFELFEHHALRPDREEYLDSEKYQLRPRDFAEAVRNGRSLEPWLRRLNEIRRDHPAVGRTSTLRFHDVSHDALLCYSTTDSRTATAALVLVNLDPDRTATGVLRVDRAALGREHGPLCGTDRITGERIRWTDDQPVTLGPDHPVGRVITLEPA, encoded by the coding sequence ATGTCGTCACGCGTCGTCATCGACGAGGTGTTTCCGGACGTCGATTCCGGCCGGTGGCCGGTAAAGGCCGTGACCGGCGAGGACGTGACCGTCGGCGCCACGATCTGGCGGGACGGGCACGACGTGCTGTGCGCGCAGGTGCAGTGGCAGACCGGTGACGGCCTCGGGACACAGGCGGTCCCGATGACCGTCGTCAACGCGGGACTCGACCGCTTCGAGGCGGTGATCACGCCGGAACGCGTTGGGCGGGCGCGGTTTCGGATCGTGGCGTGGACCGACCCGTGGGCGACCTGGCTGCGGGACATCACGGCCAAGGCGGAAATCGGCCTGCCGGAACAAGAACTGGGCAACGATCTGGAGGCCGGCGCGCGGCTGCTCGAGACGGTGGATCGCCGTGCCCAGGCCGGGCGCTGGCAAACCGCGCTGGCGCCGGCCATCGCGGCGCTGCGCGACACCGGGCAGCCCCTGACCGCTCGGCTGAGCGCCGTCAGACACCCCAGCGTCCGGGCGGCACTGCGCGGGCGGACCCCGCGCCAGGACGAGACGACGGGGTGCTACAGACCCGTGCTGGTCGAGCGCCCGCGAGCCGCCTTCGGGGCCTGGTACGAGTTCTTTCCCCGCTCCACCGGCGGTTGGGACGACCAGGGCCGTCCGAAGCACGGTGATCTGGGCACGGCCACCGCCGAACTGGAGCGCATCGCCAGGCTCGGCCTCGACGTGGTGTACCTGCCGCCGATCCACCCGATCGGCGAACATGCCCGCAAGGGCCCCAACAACCGTCCGAACGGCACACGGCACGACGTGGGTTCGCCGTGGGCCATCGGCGACCGGTCCGGCGGCCACGACGCGATCCATCCGCGGCTGGGCACCGAAAAGGACTTCCGCCGGTTCGTCGGCCGGGCCGAGGAGCTGGGTCTGGAGGTCGCGTTGGATTTCGCGCTCCAATGCTCGCCCGACCACCCGTGGGTGCGCGAGCATCCGGAGTGGTTCACCGCACGACCGGACGGCACCGTGGCGTACGCCGAGAACCCGCCCAAGCGCTACGAGGACATCTACCCGCTGCGCTTCGACCGGGACAACCACGCGCTCGAGGCCGAGGTCGTGCGGGTGCTGGAGCACTGGATCGGTTTGGGGGTGAAGATCTTCCGGGTCGACAACCCGCACACCAAGCCCCCGGACTTCTGGGGACGGGTCCTCGACATCGTGCGCGGGCGGCATCCGGAAGTCGTGTTTCTCGCCGAGGCGTTCACCCGCCCCGCCGTGCTCTACGGCCTGGCCCGGCGGGGTTTCTCCCAGTCCTACACCTACTTCACCTGGCGGGAGACCAAGCAGGAGCTCATCGAGTTCGGCCGTGAACTGGTCGAGCACGCCGCCGAGTTCCGGCCGAACCTGTTCGTCAACACCCCGGACATCCTGCCGCGCCACCTGCGCTGCGGCCGGCCGCGCGCGTTCGCGCTGCGCGCCGCGCTGGCGGCGACCATGGGCGCCAGTTGGGGCGTCTACTCCGGGTTCGAACTGTTCGAGCACCACGCGCTGCGCCCGGACCGGGAGGAGTACCTGGATTCGGAGAAGTACCAGCTGCGGCCCCGAGACTTCGCCGAGGCCGTGAGGAACGGACGGTCGCTGGAGCCGTGGTTGCGCCGCCTCAACGAGATCCGCCGCGACCACCCCGCGGTGGGCCGCACCTCGACCCTGCGCTTCCACGACGTCAGCCACGACGCGCTGCTCTGTTACTCCACCACCGACAGCCGAACCGCGACCGCGGCACTGGTCCTGGTGAACCTTGACCCGGACCGCACCGCGACCGGTGTGCTGCGGGTCGACCGGGCGGCGCTGGGCCGAGAACACGGGCCGCTGTGCGGCACGGACCGGATCACCGGCGAACGCATCCGCTGGACCGACGACCAACCGGTGACGCTCGGGCCGGACCACCCGGTCGGCCGAGTGATCACCCTCGAGCCCGCATGA
- a CDS encoding ankyrin repeat domain-containing protein — protein MTDDIVRVVVSEMLTALNGPSARPLYERMHPALHREATVPAAGLPADGVYSGRDALGVALALRRARVGSSAAVIRVLDVSGARARAELDITVRAGRDGPTHLHEVHELTVDSRFRQVTGWTLRVQRSGATRPPGDRDEESGLTPLMSAAGRGDLEAVRELLDSGADIHTMDTRGGGTALHKAVQGGHIDVVRLLLDRGAFLDATTPTTGHTPLLDAFWYKHADVAELLLERGAGINLTTHYGFSMRDHIDYALKANALGDEKLRRAEEALNRRLAEDERKVAEQKLMAATVAGDVAEVRALLAAGADTEERSPVLNGFNDWHTPLLVAARDGHREIVEELIAAGADVNAVEPTFGAVPLHKAVYNGHADITAVLVRAPGADIDFRGATNGYTPLHDALWHGHEECARVLIDAGARQDLRGHEGALPVDIAADVFGPEHELTRLLAGKR, from the coding sequence ATGACCGATGACATAGTGCGCGTGGTCGTGAGCGAGATGCTCACCGCGCTGAACGGACCATCCGCGCGGCCGTTGTACGAGCGGATGCACCCGGCGCTGCACCGCGAGGCGACGGTGCCCGCCGCCGGCCTTCCCGCCGACGGCGTCTACTCGGGCCGGGACGCGCTCGGCGTCGCGCTCGCGCTGCGCCGGGCCAGGGTCGGCTCGAGCGCCGCCGTGATACGGGTGCTGGATGTGAGTGGTGCTCGGGCCCGGGCGGAGCTCGACATCACGGTGCGCGCGGGCCGGGACGGCCCGACCCATCTGCACGAGGTTCACGAACTGACGGTCGACAGCCGCTTTCGCCAGGTCACTGGCTGGACCCTGCGGGTGCAGCGGTCGGGAGCGACGCGACCTCCCGGAGACCGCGACGAGGAGAGCGGGCTGACCCCGCTCATGTCGGCGGCCGGCCGTGGCGACCTGGAGGCCGTGCGTGAGCTGCTCGACTCCGGCGCGGACATCCACACCATGGACACTCGCGGCGGCGGGACCGCGCTGCACAAGGCGGTGCAGGGCGGGCATATCGACGTGGTGCGCCTGCTGCTGGACCGCGGCGCCTTCCTCGACGCGACCACCCCGACCACCGGGCACACCCCGCTGCTGGACGCCTTCTGGTACAAGCACGCGGACGTTGCCGAGCTGCTCCTGGAGCGCGGTGCGGGCATCAACCTGACCACGCACTACGGCTTCTCCATGCGCGACCACATCGACTACGCGCTGAAGGCCAACGCGCTCGGCGACGAGAAGCTGCGCCGGGCCGAGGAGGCGCTCAACCGCCGGCTGGCCGAGGACGAGCGGAAGGTCGCCGAGCAGAAGCTGATGGCCGCCACCGTGGCCGGCGACGTGGCCGAGGTACGGGCCCTGCTGGCCGCCGGCGCGGACACCGAGGAACGGTCGCCGGTGCTCAACGGCTTCAACGACTGGCACACCCCGCTGCTGGTCGCTGCCCGCGACGGGCACCGTGAGATCGTCGAGGAGCTCATCGCCGCCGGCGCCGACGTCAACGCAGTCGAGCCGACGTTCGGCGCGGTCCCGCTGCACAAGGCCGTCTACAACGGACACGCCGACATCACGGCCGTGCTGGTCCGCGCGCCCGGCGCCGATATCGACTTCCGCGGCGCCACCAACGGGTACACCCCGCTGCACGACGCGCTCTGGCACGGCCACGAGGAGTGCGCCCGAGTCCTGATCGACGCCGGCGCTCGACAGGACCTGCGCGGCCACGAGGGCGCGCTGCCCGTCGACATCGCCGCGGACGTGTTCGGGCCCGAGCACGAACTGACCCGGCTGCTGGCCGGAAAGAGGTGA
- a CDS encoding ATP-binding protein yields the protein MRITLSPMLGDFQRLADALAAFARQQSLPERQHYRMRLAAEELFANLVEHADLSAGDRITVQACDLSGLVRLVVTDTAAPFDPTRCDTCPRTSPVEPGGVGLCVLRSISDRLDYRRVDDTNETTVVIMRTERDDD from the coding sequence ATGCGTATCACGCTGTCACCGATGCTCGGCGACTTCCAACGACTGGCCGACGCGCTCGCGGCGTTCGCGCGACAGCAGTCACTGCCGGAGCGGCAGCACTACCGCATGCGGCTGGCCGCCGAGGAGTTGTTCGCGAACCTCGTCGAGCACGCCGACCTCTCGGCCGGCGACCGCATCACCGTACAGGCCTGCGACCTGTCCGGCCTCGTGCGCCTGGTCGTCACCGACACCGCAGCCCCGTTCGACCCGACGCGCTGCGACACGTGTCCGAGGACGAGCCCGGTCGAGCCCGGAGGAGTGGGGCTGTGCGTGCTGCGGTCGATCTCCGACCGGCTCGACTACCGGCGGGTCGACGACACGAACGAGACCACGGTGGTGATCATGCGAACGGAGCGGGACGATGACTGA